A window of the Coprobacter fastidiosus genome harbors these coding sequences:
- a CDS encoding transglycosylase SLT domain-containing protein, whose product MVRITAYILLFLFLFSCQHGKKEKNQELNDPESIKKKGELTVLTLYSSTSYFLYRGEEMGYEYELIKQFAESEGLKTKIVVAENIGKLVEMLQKGEGDIIAYDIPITGDLKDRLLYCGPEIITHQVLIQRIEKNKTLLRNVTELVGKDIYVEKDSKYETRINNLNSELGGGIKIHLMNKDTIITEDLIEMVANGKIDYALADNNIARLNKTYYNNIDIKLNISFPQRSAWAVRTNEPELAKAIDKWTENNTKSPKYKEILKRYFELSKNSPIPEVLSIKKGQISVYDPLFKKYAKEQGWDWRLIAAQAYHESRFDTSVVSWAGAKGLMQIMPRTARSNGLADKDIQNPEKNIATAIKIMASLDRSFSTIEDTQERMKFILASYNSGIGHVLDAIALAKKYGKDPQKWDGNVAEYILLKSNPEYFNDEVCKFGYFRGRETYSYVNKVLKLYEYYKSKIKA is encoded by the coding sequence ATGGTAAGAATAACGGCTTACATACTTTTGTTTCTGTTTCTATTTTCTTGCCAACATGGAAAAAAAGAAAAGAATCAGGAGTTAAATGATCCGGAATCGATCAAGAAAAAAGGTGAATTGACCGTACTCACATTATACAGCTCAACTTCTTATTTCTTGTACCGTGGTGAAGAAATGGGATACGAATACGAATTGATCAAACAATTTGCCGAATCGGAAGGATTAAAGACCAAAATAGTTGTTGCGGAAAATATCGGAAAACTGGTCGAAATGCTGCAAAAGGGGGAAGGAGATATTATTGCTTACGATATCCCGATCACAGGTGACTTAAAAGACCGATTACTCTATTGCGGGCCTGAAATAATTACTCACCAGGTCCTTATCCAACGAATAGAAAAAAATAAGACATTATTACGCAATGTTACCGAACTTGTCGGAAAAGACATATATGTAGAAAAAGATTCGAAATATGAAACCCGTATCAATAATCTGAATAGTGAACTGGGAGGAGGAATCAAAATACACTTAATGAATAAAGACACCATTATTACCGAAGATTTGATAGAAATGGTGGCTAACGGTAAAATAGATTATGCCCTCGCCGATAATAACATAGCCCGTCTCAATAAAACTTATTATAATAATATAGACATAAAATTGAATATCAGTTTTCCTCAACGGTCGGCTTGGGCGGTCAGGACAAACGAGCCTGAACTGGCAAAAGCTATTGACAAATGGACTGAAAATAATACAAAAAGCCCTAAATACAAGGAAATTTTAAAACGATATTTCGAACTAAGCAAGAACTCTCCGATACCTGAAGTTTTATCTATAAAAAAGGGACAAATCTCTGTATATGATCCTCTATTTAAGAAATATGCAAAAGAACAAGGCTGGGACTGGCGATTGATAGCAGCTCAAGCTTACCATGAATCGAGATTTGACACATCGGTGGTATCATGGGCCGGAGCTAAAGGACTAATGCAAATTATGCCTCGTACCGCAAGAAGCAACGGTTTAGCAGACAAAGACATACAAAATCCGGAAAAAAATATCGCAACCGCAATAAAAATAATGGCATCTTTAGACCGGAGTTTTTCGACAATAGAAGATACTCAAGAACGCATGAAGTTTATTCTGGCTTCATACAACTCCGGAATAGGGCATGTCCTCGACGCCATCGCTTTAGCGAAAAAGTACGGCAAAGATCCACAAAAATGGGACGGAAATGTTGCTGAATATATTCTGCTGAAAAGCAATCCCGAATATTTCAATGATGAGGTCTGCAAATTCGGATATTTCAGAGGACGCGAA
- the udk gene encoding uridine kinase: MLIIGIAGGTGSGKTTVVRKIIQSLPEGEVTVIPQDSYYRDNSNLPLEERLKLNFDEPAAIEFELLVNQLKDLKAGKPVEQPIYSYLTCTRSKETIPIQPRDVIIVEGILILCDEELRNMMDMKVFVDADADDRLIRVINRDIIERGRTVEMVIDRYEKVLKPMHLQHIEPTKRYADLIIPQGGNNLVAIDILTNFIAHKLNP; encoded by the coding sequence ATGCTAATTATTGGTATTGCCGGCGGAACAGGATCCGGGAAAACGACCGTTGTCCGCAAAATTATACAAAGTTTACCGGAAGGTGAAGTAACCGTAATTCCTCAAGACTCATATTATAGGGATAATAGCAATTTACCCCTGGAAGAACGCCTGAAACTCAACTTCGACGAGCCGGCAGCCATAGAGTTCGAATTACTTGTCAATCAACTGAAAGATTTAAAAGCCGGCAAACCGGTCGAACAACCGATCTATTCATATCTAACATGCACTCGGTCTAAAGAAACGATTCCGATCCAACCGAGAGACGTGATTATTGTCGAAGGTATTTTGATACTTTGCGATGAAGAGTTACGCAATATGATGGATATGAAAGTATTTGTCGATGCAGATGCGGACGATCGGCTTATCCGGGTTATCAATAGAGATATTATAGAACGGGGACGTACCGTGGAAATGGTAATAGACCGATATGAAAAGGTACTGAAACCTATGCATTTGCAACATATAGAACCAACAAAACGATATGCCGATCTAATTATACCTCAAGGTGGAAACAACCTTGTTGCAATCGATATTCTGACAAATTTTATAGCCCATAAACTGAATCCTTAA
- a CDS encoding Dabb family protein, whose amino-acid sequence MVKHIVLFKFKKTGDIALVKATMREFKSALEALKDKIPFLRFIEVGVNENPKEDFDMCLVTEFDSMEDLANYAVHPDHVAATQIIKDIKEGRACVDYTF is encoded by the coding sequence ATGGTAAAGCACATAGTTTTGTTTAAGTTCAAAAAAACGGGAGATATTGCATTGGTAAAAGCTACGATGCGAGAGTTTAAATCTGCTTTGGAAGCATTAAAGGATAAAATTCCTTTTTTGCGTTTTATAGAAGTCGGAGTCAATGAGAATCCGAAAGAGGATTTTGATATGTGCCTTGTTACGGAATTCGATTCAATGGAAGATCTGGCAAATTATGCGGTGCATCCCGACCATGTGGCAGCGACCCAAATTATAAAAGATATAAAGGAGGGAAGGGCTTGTGTCGATTACACATTCTGA